In Campylobacter mucosalis, a single window of DNA contains:
- a CDS encoding valine--tRNA ligase, protein MADFYNPKEIEEKYYKFCEEQGYFEINGNKNIQKDGKTFCIMMPPPNVTGVLHIGHALTFTLQDIMTRFKRMDGYKTLWQPGLDHAGIATQNVVERQLLAKGITKEELGRDEFIKKVWEWKEQSGGEIVYQMRRLGITPAWSRERFTMDAGLKKAVKKAFVNLYEKGLIVRGNYMVNWCTHDGALSDIEVEHKENKGKLYYLRYYFADDDLQGENLSENAKAMALNENTPKAKYRDENSQVVLDFASADRTQCSSNEQNSNSCEGSHETSRYMIVATTRPETYFGDTAVMVHPDDERYKKFIGKNVVLPIVNKKIKVIADEHVDMSFGTGIVKVTPAHDTNDYEVGKRHDLEFLTIFDEKGILNEHCGKFAGLERLEARDIVVRELENLGNVEKIEDYENQVGYCYRCKNVVEPYISKQWFVKSAIADEAIKKVNNGGSEFYPSHWINSFNAWMRELKDWCISRQLWWGHQIPVFYCECGHEWADEDDEPKACPKCGGANFRQDPDVLDTWFSSGLWPISTLGWGNGAELKNIKWFESDLAEFYPNTMLITGFDILFFWVARMMFQSENALNELPFKDIYLHALVKDKDGKKMSKSSGNIINPLDKIDEYSADILRFTLAILAVQGRDIRLSEEKLVLVRNFTNKLYNASKYLLLNEPKFADLGEIKTELGRYMLSRFNECVAVVRENLDNYRFNDAANALYKFLWDEFCDWGIELSKADKSSVVELGAIFKEAMKALSPFMPFISEFLYHELSGTDIKNGSIMISRYPANLERDLDIEAKFSLIIEAIISIRRAKASVDLGNAKIAKAFLKLNENLSSEYLKYIKTLAKCDEIELTNDEVANSCVDVSENLSSFVPLSGIDTSKIVKRLEGQKNKLLKEIEKLSNMLSNEKFVANAPEAVIKTNREGLENAKNQLKNVNAELVKFGVKI, encoded by the coding sequence GTGGCAGATTTTTACAACCCAAAAGAGATTGAAGAGAAGTATTATAAATTTTGTGAAGAGCAAGGCTATTTTGAGATTAACGGCAATAAAAATATCCAAAAAGATGGCAAAACATTTTGTATCATGATGCCACCACCAAACGTTACCGGAGTGCTTCACATCGGACACGCACTCACTTTTACACTTCAAGATATTATGACCCGTTTTAAGCGAATGGACGGATATAAAACCCTTTGGCAACCGGGGCTTGATCACGCTGGTATTGCCACGCAAAATGTAGTTGAAAGGCAACTCTTAGCAAAAGGCATTACAAAAGAAGAGCTTGGACGCGATGAGTTTATCAAAAAAGTATGGGAGTGGAAAGAGCAAAGCGGTGGCGAGATAGTTTATCAAATGCGCCGTCTTGGTATTACGCCAGCTTGGAGTAGAGAGCGATTTACGATGGACGCTGGACTAAAAAAGGCGGTTAAAAAAGCGTTTGTAAATTTATATGAAAAAGGGCTAATCGTGCGTGGCAACTATATGGTAAATTGGTGCACACACGACGGAGCGTTAAGCGACATTGAGGTTGAACATAAGGAAAATAAAGGCAAGCTTTATTATTTAAGATATTATTTTGCAGATGATGATTTGCAAGGCGAAAATTTAAGCGAAAACGCCAAAGCAATGGCTTTAAACGAAAATACCCCAAAGGCGAAGTATCGTGATGAAAATTCGCAAGTTGTGCTGGATTTTGCGAGTGCGGATAGAACGCAATGTTCATCAAACGAGCAAAATTCAAACTCTTGCGAAGGTTCGCACGAGACAAGCCGTTATATGATTGTGGCTACAACAAGACCTGAAACATATTTTGGTGATACAGCAGTTATGGTTCATCCTGATGATGAAAGATATAAAAAATTTATCGGTAAAAACGTTGTATTGCCTATTGTAAATAAAAAGATAAAGGTCATCGCCGATGAGCACGTTGATATGAGCTTTGGTACTGGCATCGTTAAAGTTACCCCAGCGCACGATACAAACGACTACGAGGTCGGCAAACGCCACGATTTAGAATTTCTAACAATATTTGATGAAAAGGGCATTTTAAACGAGCATTGCGGTAAATTTGCCGGACTTGAACGCCTAGAAGCCCGTGATATTGTTGTAAGAGAGCTTGAAAATTTAGGCAACGTTGAAAAGATAGAGGACTATGAAAACCAAGTGGGCTACTGCTATCGCTGTAAAAATGTCGTTGAGCCTTATATTTCAAAGCAGTGGTTTGTAAAAAGCGCGATTGCCGATGAAGCGATAAAAAAGGTAAATAATGGTGGTAGCGAGTTTTATCCTAGCCACTGGATAAACAGCTTTAATGCGTGGATGAGAGAGCTTAAAGACTGGTGTATCTCTCGCCAACTTTGGTGGGGACATCAAATTCCAGTATTTTACTGCGAGTGCGGACACGAGTGGGCTGATGAGGACGATGAGCCAAAGGCTTGTCCAAAATGTGGCGGAGCAAATTTCAGGCAAGATCCTGACGTGCTTGATACGTGGTTTTCTAGCGGACTTTGGCCTATTTCTACGCTTGGCTGGGGCAATGGGGCGGAGCTAAAAAATATCAAGTGGTTTGAGAGTGATTTAGCTGAGTTTTACCCAAATACAATGCTGATTACTGGCTTTGATATTCTATTTTTCTGGGTTGCAAGGATGATGTTTCAAAGCGAAAACGCCCTAAATGAGCTACCATTTAAAGATATCTATCTTCACGCACTCGTAAAAGATAAAGACGGCAAAAAGATGAGCAAAAGTAGCGGTAATATCATAAATCCACTTGATAAAATTGACGAGTATTCGGCTGATATTTTGCGATTTACTCTTGCGATTTTAGCGGTGCAAGGGCGTGATATCAGACTTAGCGAAGAAAAGCTCGTGCTAGTTAGAAATTTTACAAATAAACTCTATAATGCTAGTAAATATCTTTTATTAAACGAGCCAAAATTTGCAGATCTTGGCGAAATAAAAACTGAACTTGGCAGATATATGCTAAGCCGTTTTAACGAATGTGTGGCAGTAGTGCGTGAAAATCTTGATAATTACCGCTTTAACGACGCTGCAAATGCACTTTATAAATTTTTATGGGATGAGTTTTGCGACTGGGGCATTGAGCTTAGCAAGGCAGATAAATCAAGCGTTGTAGAACTTGGAGCTATTTTTAAAGAGGCAATGAAAGCACTTAGTCCGTTTATGCCGTTTATTTCGGAGTTTTTATACCACGAGCTTAGCGGAACTGATATTAAAAACGGCTCAATAATGATAAGCAGATATCCAGCAAATTTAGAGCGTGATTTGGATATTGAGGCGAAATTTTCGCTAATCATTGAAGCCATAATTAGCATTCGCCGTGCAAAAGCCAGCGTGGATTTAGGCAACGCAAAAATAGCAAAGGCATTTTTAAAACTAAATGAAAATTTAAGTAGCGAGTATTTAAAATATATAAAAACCCTTGCAAAGTGCGATGAGATAGAGCTTACAAACGATGAAGTGGCAAATTCTTGTGTTGATGTTAGTGAAAATTTAAGCTCATTTGTGCCACTTTCTGGCATTGATACAAGCAAGATTGTAAAGCGTTTAGAGGGACAAAAAAACAAACTTTTAAAAGAGATAGAAAAACTCAGTAATATGCTTAGTAACGAAAAATTTGTAGCAAACGCCCCAGAAGCAGTCATAAAAACCAACCGCGAAGGGCTAGAAAATGCAAAAAATCAACTCAAAAATGTAAATGCAGAGTTAGTAAAATTTGGAGTAAAAATTTGA
- a CDS encoding methionine ABC transporter ATP-binding protein, translated as MIQIKNLKKFYGDTLTINDVSFDIKKGEIFALVGHSGAGKSTILRCINGLESYQGGSVKVFGKEIADINGDELRKFRKDIGMIFQHFALMSRKSVFENVATPLRFWGANEKHINERVSELLSLVGLDGKKNAYPNSLSGGQKQRVAIARALSLNPKILLSDEATSALDPNTTKGVLELLSKINKELGITIVLVTHEMDVVKSVAERAILLEHGEIIGQGRIEELFLKPDLKMKEFLGEDEFLPENGVNIRLFFPKEVAQQSIITHMGRTLDIDFNIVWGKIEKLNDIALGNLVINVDEKDKDAVLSYISKSGVLWEVA; from the coding sequence TTGATACAAATTAAAAACCTAAAGAAATTCTACGGCGATACTCTTACGATAAACGACGTGAGTTTTGATATTAAAAAGGGCGAAATTTTTGCCCTTGTAGGACATAGTGGTGCTGGTAAAAGCACGATTTTACGCTGTATAAATGGACTTGAAAGCTATCAGGGTGGTAGCGTAAAGGTCTTTGGCAAAGAGATAGCTGATATAAACGGCGATGAGCTTAGAAAATTTCGCAAAGATATCGGTATGATTTTTCAGCACTTTGCACTGATGAGCAGAAAGAGCGTCTTTGAAAACGTAGCCACACCGCTTCGTTTTTGGGGTGCAAACGAAAAGCACATAAACGAGCGAGTGAGCGAACTGCTTAGCCTTGTCGGACTTGACGGCAAGAAAAACGCCTATCCAAATTCACTCTCAGGTGGTCAAAAACAGCGTGTGGCAATCGCTAGGGCGTTATCGCTAAATCCAAAAATTCTGCTCTCTGATGAAGCAACGTCAGCACTTGATCCAAATACGACAAAGGGTGTTTTAGAGCTTTTAAGTAAAATTAACAAGGAGCTTGGCATTACAATCGTGCTTGTAACTCACGAAATGGACGTGGTTAAAAGCGTGGCAGAGCGGGCAATTTTGCTAGAACACGGCGAGATTATCGGTCAGGGCAGGATTGAAGAGCTGTTTTTAAAGCCGGATTTAAAGATGAAAGAATTTTTGGGCGAAGATGAGTTTTTGCCAGAAAACGGCGTAAATATCAGACTATTTTTCCCAAAAGAGGTGGCACAGCAAAGCATCATCACGCATATGGGAAGGACGCTTGATATTGATTTTAACATCGTTTGGGGCAAGATAGAAAAGCTAAATGATATCGCACTTGGCAATTTAGTAATAAATGTAGATGAAAAAGACAAGGACGCCGTGCTTAGCTATATATCAAAAAGTGGCGTTTTATGGGAGGTGGCGTGA
- a CDS encoding transcriptional regulator encodes MQKRTKRDMAYHLDIDVATLYNWRKNKPNLYRIVMLGFKFDELIEKSKQQYEDLTSIDESIRLEIKDKAKK; translated from the coding sequence GTGCAAAAACGAACTAAGCGTGATATGGCATATCATCTTGATATTGATGTTGCCACCTTATATAACTGGCGAAAGAATAAGCCAAATTTATATCGTATAGTAATGCTTGGGTTTAAATTTGATGAGCTTATAGAGAAGAGTAAGCAACAATATGAAGATTTGACATCAATAGATGAGAGTATAAGATTAGAGATTAAAGATAAAGCAAAAAAGTAG
- a CDS encoding methionine ABC transporter permease produces MGGGVMFDFSKFPDIFSRILMPAINETLYMSVVSTLLAFVIGLIPAVLLIISDKEGLKPNPKLYLILDIIINTLRSFPFIILIIVLIPVTRAIVGTSIGTTATIVPLTIGAAPFVARLIESAFKEVDKGIIEAAKSFGASNFQIIFRIMFVEALPSIISAFTLTLIVNIGFSAMAGAVGGGGLGAVAINYGYQRFRPDIMFYTVVILIIMVQIFQILGNLAYKYTKK; encoded by the coding sequence ATGGGAGGTGGCGTGATGTTTGACTTTTCAAAATTTCCAGATATTTTTTCACGAATTTTAATGCCAGCAATTAACGAAACGCTTTATATGAGCGTGGTTTCAACGCTTTTAGCATTTGTCATAGGCTTAATCCCAGCAGTCTTACTAATCATCTCGGATAAAGAAGGTTTAAAGCCAAATCCCAAGCTTTATTTGATACTTGATATCATCATAAACACACTTAGAAGCTTCCCGTTTATAATCCTAATCATCGTTTTAATCCCAGTAACTCGTGCTATTGTAGGCACCAGTATTGGCACGACGGCAACTATCGTGCCTTTAACGATCGGCGCCGCTCCATTTGTAGCAAGGCTCATAGAGAGCGCGTTTAAAGAGGTTGATAAGGGTATTATTGAGGCAGCAAAGAGTTTTGGAGCGAGTAATTTTCAGATCATTTTTCGCATTATGTTTGTTGAGGCACTGCCCTCAATCATCTCGGCATTTACGCTTACGCTTATCGTAAATATCGGCTTTTCGGCGATGGCTGGGGCTGTTGGTGGCGGTGGTTTGGGTGCAGTTGCGATAAATTACGGCTATCAAAGATTTCGCCCTGATATTATGTTTTACACCGTTGTTATCTTAATAATTATGGTGCAAATCTTTCAAATTTTAGGCAATTTAGCCTACAAATACACGAAAAAGTAG